The Candidatus Zixiibacteriota bacterium genome contains the following window.
GTAACTCTCGACCTTTATTTCTCCTTTATGATTTTGAACTATCCTTTCGACTGTTCCCAAGCCCAATCCTGCTCCATTCTCTTTGGTGCTGAAAAAAGGGGTAAAGATATTTTCTTCAGTTTCTTCAGACATCCCTTTACCAGTATCCTGGAATTTTACCGTTACTTTATTTTTGTCCTGCAGAGTCGAGATGAGAACCTGACCATTACCTTCTATCGCCTCTAAGGAATTCAAAATCAGGTTGATAAACGCCTGTTTAAGCTGGGAAGGGTCTGCTTTGATCCGGGGCAGGTTTTTATCCAACTCGGTTTTCAATCCGACTCCTTTCTTAGCTGCCTGAGAAGAAAGGATTAAAACCGTTTCACTGATGAGCTGATTTATATCTGTTTCAATCAGATTGGGAAGTGCCGGCCTGGCATAATTTAAGAAATCGGTAATCACCTTATTCAATCTGGCAACCTCTTTCAGGAGTATGTTTAAGAACTCATACTTCGAATCCTCTACCTTATAATCTTTGCGCAGGATCTCCAGAGAACCCTGAATTGAACCCAGCGGATTTCTGATCTCGTGGGCGATACCTGCGGCTAACTCGCCGATTACTTTATACTTATTTGCCTGGATAAGCTCTTCCTGAGCCTTTTTTAACTCCTCTCTCCTTTTTCTCTCAGCCTGGACCAAAGTTCCTGAAACCCAGGCAACTATGTTATAAAGAACGATCTCGAACAGGGCATCATAGGTCTGTAGATGAATATGACCCCAGCGGTGAAAAACGTGCGGCAAAAAAACCAGACTGATAACCAGAGAAGAAACCATTGCCCCTCTAAGCCCGAAGCTAAAGGCTGAGAAGATGATAGGAACATAGTATAGCCTTCTGTAGAGATCGTGCAGTATCGGTTTGTCGACCGGTGTGACATAATGCAGGACCGAGAGGATAGTTATGCTCAGCCCTACAAGTATAATCTCTTTTTTTTTGTGCATTTGCTCTTTATATTACGAAAACCGGACATAATTTAACATGTTGGTAATGATAAATCAACTATTTGTTAGATTACCTTGTTCTGTTATC
Protein-coding sequences here:
- a CDS encoding ATP-binding protein, producing MHKKKEIILVGLSITILSVLHYVTPVDKPILHDLYRRLYYVPIIFSAFSFGLRGAMVSSLVISLVFLPHVFHRWGHIHLQTYDALFEIVLYNIVAWVSGTLVQAERKRREELKKAQEELIQANKYKVIGELAAGIAHEIRNPLGSIQGSLEILRKDYKVEDSKYEFLNILLKEVARLNKVITDFLNYARPALPNLIETDINQLISETVLILSSQAAKKGVGLKTELDKNLPRIKADPSQLKQAFINLILNSLEAIEGNGQVLISTLQDKNKVTVKFQDTGKGMSEETEENIFTPFFSTKENGAGLGLGTVERIVQNHKGEIKVESY